The DNA sequence GTCATGATGCGGATGTTCTTTTTCTTCGTCAGGACAGCTAAAGCCTCTTCCGTATAGCTTGGCGCCAGAACGATTTCCAGGAACATGCTGTTCAGTTTTTCGGCAGTCGCCACATCCAAAGGACGGTTCGCAACCACAATGCCGCCGAAGATGGAGACAGGGTCAGCTGCATAGCAACGATCGAAGGCTGCATCGATGTCGTCTGCGATACCGACGCCGCATGGATTCATGTGCTTGACGGCAACCACAGCCGGTTCATCGAATTCACGGGCGATGCGGATGGCCGCATCAGCATCTTTGATATTGTTGTAGGATAATTCTTTTCCGTGCAATTGGACCGCGCTCGCGATCGAGAATGGCACAGCCAGCGGTTCTTGGTAGAATGTCGCGGTTTGGTGGCCGTTTTCTCCGTAGCGCAGGCTCTGTTTCAGATCATAAGTCAATGTCAATTTTTCAGGTTCGGTTTCGCCGACCACATTGGTCAAATATTGCGCAATCAAAGCATCATAGCTCGCTGTATGACGGAACACTTTTGCAGCCAAAGCTTGGCGCGTCTCGAAAGTCGTTTCGCCAGCAGCTTCCAATTCGGCAAGGACTTTTGCATAGTCGATCGGATCGGTCAAAACCGTCACGCTTGCGTAGTTCTTGGCCGCACTGCGGAGCATGCTCGGTCCGCCGATGTCGATGTTTTCGATGGCATCAGCCAAAGTCACATCGTTTTTGCTGATGGTTTCTTTGAATGGGTACAGGTTGACGACAACGAAATCAATCGGTGCAATATTGTGCTCTTTCATGGCTTGCATATGGTCCGCAAGATCACGTCTGCCCAAAAGTCCGCCATGGATCAGTGGGTGCAAAGTTTTTACGCGGCCATCCATCATTTCAGGAAAGCCGGTTACATCCTCTACGGAAATAGTCGGTACGCCTGCATCTTCCAAAGCCTTCTTCGTTCCGCCAGTTGAGATGATTTCGATTCCTTTTGCTGCTAATGCCTGCGCAAATGCTACTACGCCTGTTTTATCTGAAACACTGATCAATGCTCTTGTCACTGTGTGTCACTCCTTAAATTTATGATGGATTCATGCGGTTTTAACAAAAGGAAGGACTTCCGCAAGCGCGGAGTCCTCATCCATTTTGTTAGCCTTTATTCTTTTGAGCCAATTGCTGGATCACTTGCGGGAAAATCCGGTGCTCCACTTGATGGATCCGGGTCTCCAAAGTCTCCAGCGTATCCTCCGGAAGGATCGCCACTTTTTCTTGCGCGATGATCGGTCCGGTGTCGACCCCTTCATCGACGAAATGGACGGTGACGCCGGTTTCCGGAACACCTGCTTCGAAGGCGTCCTGGATGCCATGCCGACCCGGGAAAGCCGGAAGCAAGGACGGGTGGATGTTGACGATGCGGTCAGCATAGGCCGTCAATAAAGTCGGTCCGACGATCCGCATATAGCCGGCCAGTACCACCAAGTCGACCTTTTCTTCAGCCAGATGCTTCAAAATTTCATTTTCGTAAGCGATCCGATCCTCGAAGCCTTTCGGCGTAAAGGAGATCACCGGGATATTGTATTGTTTGGCGCGCTCGATCGCATAAGCTTTCGGCTTGTCGCAGAACAGGAAAGCGATCGTCGCATCCACTTCGCCTGACGCGATGGCTTCGGCGATGGCTTGAAAATTCGAGCCGTTTCCTGAAGCAAAGACAGCTATCCTCATGCTTGAGCCTCTTTCAGGATAACCTCTTTTTCTGATGTTTTTGCAGCCACGGATCCGATCACATAGGCTTTTTCATCGTTCTCAGTCAGAACGCCCAGCACTTCCGTCAAGTTTTCGGGAGCGACCGCCAACACCATGCCGATGCCCATGTTGAAGATTTCGTACATTTCAAGAGCCGGAATGTTGCCGATTTTTTCCATCACTTGGAAGATCGGCAAAACAGGCCAGCTACCTAACTGGATTTCCGCTTGGACGTTCTCAGGAAGCATGCGCGGCACGTTTTCGACGAAGCCGCCG is a window from the uncultured Trichococcus sp. genome containing:
- the purH gene encoding bifunctional phosphoribosylaminoimidazolecarboxamide formyltransferase/IMP cyclohydrolase, which gives rise to MTRALISVSDKTGVVAFAQALAAKGIEIISTGGTKKALEDAGVPTISVEDVTGFPEMMDGRVKTLHPLIHGGLLGRRDLADHMQAMKEHNIAPIDFVVVNLYPFKETISKNDVTLADAIENIDIGGPSMLRSAAKNYASVTVLTDPIDYAKVLAELEAAGETTFETRQALAAKVFRHTASYDALIAQYLTNVVGETEPEKLTLTYDLKQSLRYGENGHQTATFYQEPLAVPFSIASAVQLHGKELSYNNIKDADAAIRIAREFDEPAVVAVKHMNPCGVGIADDIDAAFDRCYAADPVSIFGGIVVANRPLDVATAEKLNSMFLEIVLAPSYTEEALAVLTKKKNIRIMTLDFAAAKAGGKEFVSVLGGMLEQTQDINTDDVPANWEVMTERQPTEDEMKAMDFAWKVVKHVKSNAIVLANSKQTVGIGAGQMNRVGSVKIAIEQAEAANAIEGAVLASDAFFPMNDSVEYAAKHGIKAIVQPGGSIKDQDSIEMANKYGITMLKTSVRHFRH
- the purN gene encoding phosphoribosylglycinamide formyltransferase translates to MRIAVFASGNGSNFQAIAEAIASGEVDATIAFLFCDKPKAYAIERAKQYNIPVISFTPKGFEDRIAYENEILKHLAEEKVDLVVLAGYMRIVGPTLLTAYADRIVNIHPSLLPAFPGRHGIQDAFEAGVPETGVTVHFVDEGVDTGPIIAQEKVAILPEDTLETLETRIHQVEHRIFPQVIQQLAQKNKG